A single genomic interval of Actinomycetota bacterium harbors:
- a CDS encoding GNAT family N-acetyltransferase, translating into MDTAYDIRKSRANDVPAMAALLTELGYPTSPEQLTARLANFANVDGATLVCEHGGEVVGLIGLTRHPFYELDGFGTEVSVLVVTAARRGRGIGRALLDAAEAWAGERGSGLVWLASSQRRQDAHRFYERAEYRTTGLRYTKAIIP; encoded by the coding sequence ATGGACACGGCATACGACATTCGCAAGAGCCGGGCGAACGACGTGCCAGCGATGGCGGCCTTGCTGACGGAGCTTGGGTATCCGACATCACCGGAACAGTTGACGGCGCGTTTGGCCAACTTTGCGAACGTCGACGGAGCGACCCTGGTTTGCGAGCATGGCGGCGAGGTCGTGGGCTTGATCGGCCTCACGCGGCACCCCTTTTATGAGCTTGACGGCTTCGGGACCGAGGTGTCCGTCCTCGTCGTCACCGCAGCCAGGCGGGGGCGGGGTATCGGGCGCGCCCTGTTGGACGCAGCGGAAGCTTGGGCGGGGGAACGCGGAAGTGGACTTGTTTGGCTCGCTAGTAGCCAGCGCCGGCAGGACGCTCACCGGTTCTATGAGAGAGCGGAATACAGGACGACCGGCTTGCGATACACCAAGGCGATCATTCCTTGA